Below is a window of Myxococcus guangdongensis DNA.
ATCGTGAAAGCACATCCTCAACCTAGGGATGCTCCCACCCGGCGGCACGCCCACGCACGCGCCGCACCGACGCCTGCCGTCGCTGTGCACGGGTGGACGTTGTCCTCGTCCACGCGCGCCTTCGCGCTGCGTCCCGGTCGGCTCAGCCGTGGAGAGGAGGACATGGGCCTACAACCCGGTGACGCACCCGCCTGGAACGGGGTGTCGTCCCCTCGCGTCAGGGCGCGTGGAGATCCACGGCCGCGCCGCCGCGAATCTCGCGGGAACTCCGGGCCCGAGGTCGTTACCCGTGGAGCCCCAAGCCCGCCCCAGGCCACGCCGCCCGAGCCTCGGACCCCAGCCCCCGCGTCACCCCTCAACCCCATGAAGGCGCCACCTCCCCAGCCACGCACGCGCGTCCGGTCCGCCCCGAGCGGAGGCCCCCGGGATGGGAGTCCCGCGGCCCCCGGGACGAGGGCGCAAATCATGCGTCGAGCGGCGAGCGAGCAGGGCGCTCCACGCGCTCGCCACCTCGTCCGCGCGCCGGGGCCCAGCGGACTGGCGGGCTGGGGGCAACCCGCGCTTTACGGGGCCATGTCCGGCGTAGTACCTGAACGAGCGATGCGCTCCCCCGGCACGACATCGCGAATGCCCGGTTCCGGGAGTGAGCTGCTCCGGACCGGACTGCTGGCCCTGGGCGTGGTCCTGGTCCTGGCGACCGTCCTGCGCGCCGGGGACGCCGAGTGCCCCACCCGGGGCGCCACCCCCGAGCGCGGCTTCTACGCCGACTCTGGCGCGACGTCGGTGCGCCAGGGCGCCAGGTCCTCCAAGAAGTCCTCGCGGCGCTGGGGCGCGCAGTTCCACATCACGGATTTGGGCGGCTGGGACTTGGCCCTCCATGTGGGCGGGGGGCCCGCCTTCGCGGCGGCGTCCTCCGTGCGGACCCGCACCGCGCTCGAGCCCGACCTGTTGGCCCTGTACCGCTGGGGCCGCGAGCGTCACCACGCCTTCACGCGAGTCACCTTGCGCGAACGTCGCGCCCCGGCGGCGCCCACGTCGAGCGGGGAAATCGCGGACCGTCCCTCCATCGCCAGTCGCACGCTGCGCGGACCGCCCGAGTTCGGCTGACCCGTGCGCGACGCGGGCCCTTCCCGGGCCGGGGTCGCGCGTGGAGCCCCGCGGTGGTCCGGGCGAAAAAGCCCGGCGTGACGTCGTCTTTTCCTTTCATCCCCGAGGGATGGCCCTTGTCTTCCGAGTCCTCGGAAATCATGGGGCGCGTCCCGTCCGAGTCTTCCAGATTGAGGTGACCTGATGCACGGAGCCCACGAGGTCCTCCAGGCCATTGCCATTGTCCTGTGCGTCGCCGCGGTGACGACGGTGGTCTTCCAGAAGCTGCGCCAGCCCGTGGTGCTCGGCTACATCCTCGCGGGCCTCGTGGTGGGCCCCTACCTGCCGATTCCGCTCGTCGCCAATCAGGAGGTGGTGACGACGCTGTCGGAGCTGGGCGTCATCCTGCTGATGTTCTCGCTCGGGCTGGAGTTCAGCCTGCGCAAGCTGTTCTCCGTGGGGTTCACCGCCGGAATCACCGCCGTCATCCAATGCAGCATCATGGTGTGGCTGGGCTTCATGGTGGGGCGCGCCTTCGGCTGGACGACGCTGGAGAGCATCTTCACGGGCGCCATCATCGCGGTGTCCAGCACCACCATCATCGCCAAGGTGTTCGACGAGCAGGGCATCCGCGGGAAGCTGCGGGAGCTGGTGGTGGGGGTGCTCATCGTCGAGGACCTCATCGCGGTGCTGTTGATGGCCACGCTGACGGCCATCTCCACCGGCGCGGGCCTGTCCGTGAAGGACCTGACGCTGACCACGGGCAAGCTGGTGGCGTTCCTGGTGGGCCTGGTGGCGGTGGGCCTGTTCATCATCCCCCGGGCGATGCGCGCGGTCATCAAGCTGAACCGGCCGGAGACGACGCTCGTGGCCAGCGTGGGCATCTGCTTCGCGGTGGCGCTGCTGGCGCAGTCGTTCGGCTACTCGGTGGCGCTCGGCGCGTTCCTGGCGGGCTCGCTGGTGGCGGAGTCGGGTGAGGAGAAGCTGGTCGAGCACCTGGTGCAGCCGGTGCGCGACATGTTCGCCGCCATCTTCTTCGTGTCGGTGGGCATGCTCATCAGCCCCGCGCTCATCATGGAGCACTGGGCGGCCATCATCGTGCTCACCGTGGTGGTCATCGTGGGCAAGCTGATCAGCGTGGCGCTGGGCGCGTTCCTGACGGGCAACAGCACGCGCACCTCGGTGCAGGCGGGCCTGAGCCTGGCGCAGATTGGCGAGTTCTCCTTCATCATCGCCGCGCTGGGCCTGTCCCTGAAGGCGACCGGCTCGTTCATCTATCCAGTGGCGGTGGCGGTGTCGGCCATCACCACGCTCACCACGCCCTTGCTCATCAAGGCGTCCGGGCCCGTCGCATCGTGGGTGGACCGCAAGCTGCCCAAGCCCCTGCAGACCTTCGTCACGCTGTACGGCACGTGGGTGGAGCGGCTGCGGCAGGCGCCGCGTCGGGAGACGCTGGGCGCGGGCGTGCGGCGCCTCATCCGGCTGTTGGTGCTGGACGCGGTGCTGCTGGTCATCCTGGTCATCGGCACGTCGCTGATGGCGGACCGCATGGCCCACTTCGTCGAGGTGCAGACGGGCGTGGACGAGGACCTGTCGAAGAACCTCATCCTCGGCGGCGCGGTGCTGCTGGGGGTGCCGTTCATCGTGGGCGTCATCGGCATGGCGCGGCGGCTGGGGACCATCCTGGCGGAGGCGGCGCTGCCGGCGCGCCAGGACGGGAAGCTGGACCTGGCCGCGGCGCCTCGGCGGGTGCTGCTCGTCACGCTGCAGGTGGGCATCGTGCTGCTGGTGGCCATCCCCGTGGTGGTGGTGACGCAGCCGTTCTTGAAGGGCGCGGCGGGCCCCCTGGTGTTGTTGGTGCTGGTGGGCGCGCTGGGCGTCGCGTTCTGGCGCGGGGCCACCAACCTGCATGGCCACGTGCGCGCCGGCGCGCAGGTGCTGGTGGCGGCGCTGGCGGCGCAGTCGCACTCGAAGGAGCCGGGCGCGGACGAGCACGCGCTGGACCACGTGCAGGGGCTGCTGCCGGGCCTGGGCGCGCCGGCCTCCGTGCGGTTGGAGGAGTCGAGCCCCGGGGCGGGCAAGACGCTGGCCCAGGTGAACCTGCGCGGGCTCACGGGCGCGACGGTGCTGGCCATCCAGCGCGGCGAGCAGAGCCTGTCGGTGCCCACCGCGCAGGAGGTGCTGCAGGTGGGCGACGTGCTCGCGTTGACGGGGACGAGCGAGGCGGTGGACGCGGCGAAGGCGCTGCTGCTGGGCGCGCCTCCCTCGGTGCCGCCGCCCGAGCCCTCTCCTCCGGAGGAGACACGCGCCCACGGGTAGCCTGCCCGCCTGGGGGGCGGCGGTGAGCCTCACCGCCCCCGTGTGCGGCGCTCCGGTGTGTCCCGCGTCCGCATGCTCCCTTGCCTCACGGTCCACGGGAGGGGCGTTGTGCCTGGGCGTCCTGCTCTCCGAGCAAAGGCCCGACACCCCTCGCCATGTCCCTGCCCTTCGTGCGCCTCGTTTTCACATTGAGAGGTCCACAGTGGCGGGGAACAAGACCATGAAAGATTTCCGAAGAGGGTGGTTGATTGGCGCGCTGGTGCCGGCGATGGCGCTGGGCTGGGCCTGTGAGTCCCGGCAGTCCTCCGATGCACGCAATGACCAGGGCACGGGGGGCTCGGGCAACACGACGGAGATGACGGGGGGCTCGCAGGAGGCGGTCCCCGGCGGGTCCACGCGGGACAGCAGCGGTGCGGGCTCGGGCTACAACGGCACCGGCGGCAGCGGCAGCAGCTCCGATATCCAGGGCTCGGGCACCCGCCCTGGCAGCACCGGCTCGGACCTCAACGGCGCGGGCTCCGGCGGCAGTGGCGCGAGCGGGACGGACACCACGGGCACGTCGGGGACGAGCAGCACGAACGACCCGGCCACCAGCGGCACCAGCCCGGGCGGCACCGGTGGCACGGGCGCGAGCGGCACCAGCACGGGCAACCCGAACACGCAGGGCGGCACCGGCGGCTCGGGCGCGGGGCTCGACAACACCGGCACCGGCGGCACCACGGGCACCAACGCGGGACCCTCGGGTGCGAGTGACAGCGGCACCCAACGCTAGTCGTGAAGGGAGCCTGTGTCCGGGCGGACCTCGTGTGCGCGAGGCCCGCGCCGGACGACCCGGGAGGTCCGCTTCCGTCCCGACGCGCGCCTAACGCTTCAGCGCGTACTTGCCGATGACGTAGAGGGCGCGCACGCCGTCCTTCCATCCAATCTTCTTGCCCTCCTCGTACGTGCGCCCGTGGTAGCTGATGGGCACCTCGTAGATGCGCCAGTTGCCGCGGGCCACCTTGGCGGTGATTTCCGGCTCGAAGCCGAAGCGGTTCTCCTCCACCTCGACGGAGCGCAGGACCTCGGCGCGGAAGGCCTTGTAGCAGGTCTCCATGTCGGTGAGGTTCAGCCCGCTCGTCATGTTGGAGAGCATGGTCAGCAGGTTGTTGAGCACCGTGTGCCAGAAGTACAGCACCCGGCGGGGCGTCCCGGTGAAGCGGCTGCCGAAGACCACGTCGGCCTCACCGTCCAGGATGGGCTGAATCACCCGCGGGATGTCGCGCGGGTCGTACTCCAGGTCCGCGTCCTGCACGAGGATGATGTCCCCGGTGGCCTCCGCGAAGCCTCGCCGCAGCGCGGCGCCCTTGCCCTGGTTCTGCTCCTGGAACAGCACCCGGACCTCGTTGCGGTTCTTCGGCGTGCCCCCCAACAGGCCCACACCCTGCTCGGCGAGCTGCTGCAGCAACTCCCGGCTTCCGTCCCGGGAACAATCGTCCACGAGGACAATCTCCTTGGGGAAGTCGACCGCGATGCAGCGGCGCAGCAGCTCCGCCAGGGTGGGAATCTCGTTGTAGACGGGGATGACCAGGGAGACGAGCATGGCGCCCCGGCTCTATCGCATTTCGACCCGGGGGGCGACTGTCCAGCACCCGGCGCGTGTACTCGCGTCTCATGCCCTTTCCCCGCGTCCCGGTGTGAGATGGGGGGTGGCAAGAGTCACCTGTTTTGCATGGAATACTTCCTCCGGGGGAGCAGCCGTGGGGGCCCCCGCCATGCGTGACAGTGGAAGGGAACGCCATGAACGACCAGCTCGGACACGCGGTGCGCGGCGCGGTTTCCCTGGAGCGGTTCTCCCAGCTCACAGAGGGTCTGCGAGACTTCTTCTACGGTGCCTGGAACATGCCGCACGGGCACTGCTACCTGTGGAAACAGGACCTGGTGGCGATGCATGTCGTGTCGGACACACTCATCGGCGCGGCGTACTTCTTCATCTCGCTGACGTTGTACGCGCTGGTGCGGCGGGCGCGGCTGCCCTTCGGCGGGATGATTCTGTCGTTCGGGGTCTTCATCGGCGCGTGTGGGCTGACGCACCTGATGGAGGTGTGGAACGTCTGGTACTCGGCCTACTACCTGGGGGGCGGCATCAAGGTGGTGACGGCGGTGGCCTCGGTGGCCACGGGCATGTACCTGGTGCCGCTGCGCGGGCGGGTGGTGGAGGTGACGGAGGCGGCGCGGCTGTCCGAGGAGCGCCGGGTGCAGTTGGAGAAGAGCTCGCGGGAGCTGGAGACGCTGTACGCGAAGCTGAAGGCCTCCGAGGCGCAGCGCACCGGCTTCTTCGCCAATGTCAGCCATGAGCTGCGCACGCCGCTGACGCTCATCCTGGGGCCGGTGGACCGGCTGCTCCAGCAGGGCACGCTGCCGGACGCGGCGCACAGGGATTTGGAGGTGGTGCGCCGCAACGCGCGCGTGCTCCTGCGGCACGTCAACGCGCTGCTCGACGTGGCCAAGCTGGACGCGGGGCAGATGCGGCTGTCGTACGAGGAGGTGGACCTGGCGCGGCTGGTGCGGCTGGGCGCGGAGAACTTCGAGGGGCTGGTGGCCGAGCGGCGGCTGGACTTCGCGCTGGAGCTGCCCGCGATGCTGCCGGCGCAGGTGGACCCGGAGAAGGTGGAGCGGGTGGTGCTCAACCTCCTGTCCAACGCGGCCAAGTTCACGCCCGACGGTGGGCACATCCGCGTGGCGGTGAGCGCGGAGTCGGGCCGGGGGCGGCTGGTGGTGGAGGACAGCGGGCCCGGCGTGCCCGCCGAGCAGCGCGAGAGCATCTTCGAGCGCTTCCGTCAGGGCGACGCGGCCACCACGCGCGACACCGGGGGCACGGGCCTGGGGCTGGCCATCGCCCGGGACTTCGTGGCGCTGCACGAGGGGCGCATCTGGGTGGAGGAGCGCCCGGGTGGCGGCGCGCGCTTCGTGGTGGAGCTGCCGCTCCTGGCGCCCACGGGCGTGAAGCTCGCGGCGCGCGCGGAGGCGCAGGCGCACGAGCAGAGCGTCGAGGCGGCGCACGCGGAGCTGGACGTGCTCCAGCCGCCCGAGCGCGAGGTGGCGGTGAGCACGCGCGCGGATGACTCGAGCCGGCCGCGCGTGCTGGTGGTGGAGGACACCCAGGAGATGCGCCGCTACGTGGTGGACACGCTGGCGAGGGACTTCCAGGTGGCCACCGCCGAGGACGGCGTGGAGGGGTTGGCGAAGGCGGAGCGGATGATGCCGGACGTCATCGTCAGCGACTTGATGATGCCGCGCATGGGCGGGGACCAGCTGGTGCGCGCGGTGCGCACGCGTCCGGGGCTGGAGTCCACGCCCATCCTGCTGCTCACCGCGCGCGCGGATGACGCGTTGAGGGTGGACCTGCTGCGCGGCGGCGCACAGGACTACGTGGTGAAGCCCTTCGTGTCCGAGGAGCTGGTGGCGCGGGTGACGAACCTGGCCGTGATGAAGCGCACGCGCGAGGTGCTGCAGGGGTTGCTCGCCGCGCGCTCGGTGGACCTGGAGGCGATGGCGCGCGAGCTGGGCATGCGCAAGCGGCAGCTGGAGGTGGCGCTGGAGACCACCGAGCGCGCCAGCGCGTCGCGCAGCACGCTGTTGCAGCTGGTGTCGCACGAGCTGCGCACGCCGCTGTCGGTGCTGCAGCTCACCCAGCACGCGCTGCAGCGGGAGCTGGGGGGGCTGCCGCCCCGGGCGCTGGACATGTTCGACCGGATGCACCGCTCCACGCTGCGCCTGCGCGACATGGTGGAGATGGTGCTCCAGTACAACCAGTTGGAGGAGGGCCGGCTGGTGGTGCGGCGCGAGACGGTGGACCTGGGCGAGGTGGTGGACGAGGTGGTGGAGGAGGCGCGGCTGGAGGCGCGCCGCAAGGGGCTGGCGCTCGAGTGGGACCGGCCGCAGGGGCGGGCGGTGGCGCGCACGGACCCGCGCATCGTGCAGATGGTGCTGCTCAACCTGGTGTCCAACGCGGTGAAGTACACCGAGCAGGGTGGGGTGTTGGTGGCGGTGGAGGAGCGGCCCCAGGGCTGGTGCCTGCGGGTGCGCGACACCGGGCCGGGCATCCCCCGCGCCGAGCAGGGCCACATCTTCGAGCCCTTCTCGCACCTGGAGCCCCTGGAGCATAAGTCCAAGCCGGGCGTGGGGCTGGGGCTGACGCTGGTGCGGGAGATGGTGTCGGTGCTGGGCGGCGTCGTCTCGGTGGCGTCCGAGCCGGGCGTCGGCAGCGAGTTCACCGTCGAGCTGCCGTCCTGAGCGCCTCCATCAATGCGTCCAGGTCCGCGTCGGTGGTGAGCGGGTTGATGAGGGTGACGCGCAGGAACACGCCCTGGGGCAGCTTGGTCTGCACCAGGTAGAAGTCTCCGCGGGTCACCAGCCGCTCGCGCAGGCGGACCTGCAGCGCGTCCCATGCGTCGGGCGGGACGTGCTCGGGGGTGTGGCGGAAGCAGAGGATGTTGCAGTCGGGTGGGACGGGGACGTGGAAGTCGCCGGCCTGGGACAGCCGCTCGGCGAAGCGGCGGGTGAGGGCGTAGGACTCCGTCACCGCGTCGGCGAACAGGCGGGTGCCCAGCACGCTCAGGCAGGCGTACAGCTTGAGCGCCATCATCTCCTTGGTGCACTCCATCGTCCGCAGGGCCACGTCGCTCCACGGGCGCTCGGTGTCGCCGAAGAGGTAGCTGGCCTCCTGGGCGAAGGACTCGAAGGAGCGCGCGCCGTCGCGGAAGAGCACCGCCGTCACCAGCGCGGGCATGAGCAGGCCCTTGTGCGCGTCCCAGACGACGGAGTCCGCGCGGGCGATTCCGCGCACCTGGTGCCGATGGGCGGCGCTGAGCGCGGCGGAGGCGCCGTGCGCCGCGTCCACGTGGAACCAGAGGCCGTGCTGCTGGCAGAAGTCCGCCACGGGCTCCAGCGGGTCGAACGCGCCGGTGGCGGTGGAGCCCGCGCTGGCGACCACGGCGATGACCTTGCGTCCCGCGCGGGTGGCGGACTCCAGCGCGGGGCCGAGAGCGTCCGGGCGCAGGCGGAAGCGCTCGTCCACGGCGACGGGGATGGCGCCGCCCTGGCCCCAGCCCATGACGCGGATGGCACGCGACAGGCTGTAGTGGGCGGAGGCGGGCACGAGCACCGCGAGCGGGGGCCCGGCGTGGGCGCCCTCGTTCCATGCGTCGTAGCCGGCCTTCGCCTGACGGGCGGCGAGCAGGGCGGTGAGGTTGCCCAGGGAGCCGCCCGAGGTGAGCACGCCGTCCGAGGTCTCCGGCAGGCCCAGGCGCGCGGCCATCCAGCGCAGGACGTTGCGCTCCATGGCGGTGGAGACGGGGCCCATCTCGTACACGGCCATGCCGTTGTTGAGCAGCGAGGAGACGGCGTCGCACAGCGCGGCCAGCGGCACGGGGGCCGTCACCTGGTGGCCCACGTAGCGCGGGTGGTGCAGGTGGTTGGAGCCGGAGAGCACGCGCGCCACCAGCTCCGCGAAGTCGCCCGTGGGCTCCTCGGGGAAGGCGGCGGGGAAGCGGTCCACGCTCACCGCGGGCGCGGCCCATGGCAACACGGGCAGGTCCTGGCCGTGCGTGGCCTGGCCCAGGTAGTCCGCCAGCGTATCGACCAGCCGCTGGCCCTCGCGGCGGAAGGACTCGACGTCATAGGCGGCGGCGATGCGCTCACGAAAGTCCGTCATGGCGGAGGACAACCTAGCGCCTGGACCGGCGCGCGTCCTGTTCCCGGCGCGGTGGCGAAACCCTCGCCTCGACGCCCTCGCCTCGGCGCGCGCTCTCCGCGGAGCCCTCTCCAGGGCTTGCTCTCTCCAGGGCGCGAGGCAGGCACCTTCGCCACGCCCCCCTTTCCATGGCGTGCTCTCGCCCCGGGTGCTCTTCATGGCGCGAGAGGCAGGTGCCTTCGCCATGGCGCGAGGCAGGCACCTTCGCCACGCCCCTCTCGCCACGGCGCGAGGCGCGTGTCCTCGCTACGGGCCCCTCGTCGCGGCGCGCCCTCCGCTGGCCCGGGGAGCAACCTGGCTGGCTCGCGGGCCGCGAACGCACTATCTCTCAGGGACGCGGGCCCGAAGCCTCGCCCGCGCGAGGAGACACACCATGGCCGACAAGAAGGTCACGATTACGTACTGCAACTCCTGAGGCTACAAGCCCAGGGCCGCCCGTGCGGCGGTCGCGTTGAAGGACGAGTTGGATGTGGAGGCGGAGCTGAAGCCCGGGCCGTCGGGGAGCTACGAGGTCGCCGTCGACGGCAAGGTGGTCATCCGGAAGGCGTCGCTCGCCTTCCCCACGGACCAGGAGGTGGTGGACGCGGTGGCGCGCGTCCTCGACGCCTGAGCCGTAAGGGGCCGCCTCCGGAAGAGCGGTGGCGGCCCCGCATCCTGCGGGCCCTTCAGCGCTTGATGAACGTCATGGGCGGGCGGTCGTTCTTGCCCTTGCCCGCGGCCTTGAGCGCCGCCGGGTCCAGCCCGGACAGGTGGAGCGCCGTCGCGTAGACGTGGCCCGCGTCGGACACGAAGCTCGTGGGGTTCTTCGTCCGCCCCGGCACCAGCAGGCCCGTGTCCGCGTCGTACGCGGGGTCCAGCGTGCCGTTGGGCATCATCGGGATGCCGTCCAGTGACGAGCTGCCCACGCGGCCGTACTGCGTGTTGCCGCGCACGGTCCCACCCAGGAAGGCCACGCTGTTGACGCGCCAGTGCTGGCAGCAGTCCTGGAGCATGATCTCCTCGTACTTCTGCGCGTCCGTCACGCCCGCCTTGGTGAGGATGCCCTCCACGTCGCCCTGAATCGTGCGGCCCATCTCCGAGGCGAGGACGATGGTGGTGAAGTCGTAGTAGCTCTTGCCCGTGGTGCCGTAGGGCGTGGCCTTGAGCTTCGCCACCAGCGTCTTCAGCGGGTTCCAGAGGTTCTTGCGCATCATGTCGCGCTGCTCCGTCTGGCCCTTGTTGCTCATGATGGAGCGGCGGTCGCGGTGCGTGTCGAACTGGCGCAGGCCGCGGTTCTCGATGAAGAAGCCGATGGAGAGCCCCTTCGTCATCATCTCGTACGTCATCAACGCCTGCACGTTGGTGTTGGGCGTCTCCTTCGTGCGCGCGGGATTGCCGTTGATGGACGACGAGTCGGTGGCCTCGTCCGCCGCGGTGATTCCGAACTCGGCGCGCAGCGTGGTGTTGGTGAACAGTGTGCGCGGGTCCAGGTTGATGCTGCCGCCGGCCGTCAGCGCGCGATGGATTTGCAGCGCGGAGTTGAAGGCGCGCACCGACTCGCTGTTCTTCTCCGCCAGGAAGCTCGACTGCAGGTTGTCGGTGAACTGGCGGATGCGCGCGTCGCGCTGACCCTGCGCCACGTTGCCCAGCGACGCCAGCCGCTCGCGCATCGCCGCGGGCGTCTTGCCGTAGAGCGTGTGCGCGTGCACCGGGCCCAGCTTCTCGTAGTAGCCCGTGCCCTCGGGATAGGACGGGATGGACAGCTCACCGTCGGACAGCCACCGGTGCCACGAGACGTGGGGCAACAGGAAGCCCGTCCCGTACGCCTCGCAGAACGCCTGCATCACCGTGCGCTCGTCCGCGCCCCGCTTGCCGGACAGCGACGCGCTGTACTTGCCGTAGTGGTACTCCCACCGTCCACCCGAGTGGAAGGTGTTGCCGTTGTGGCTGGACACCACCGCCAGCTCCGGGAACAGGTCCAGGCCGTCCTGCGCCAGGTAGCCGTACTGGATGTTGCCCTGCGTCCTGGGCGGGTCCGACGGCGTGGCGCCGTAGCCCTTGGGGCGGTAGCGGTGGTTCGTCCACGACGGCGTGGGCCGCAGCTCGCCCGCGGGGATGACGCGGATGGAGTCGTTGGGCGTGTGGACGGGGTTGAACATCGAATACCCGTCCCAGCCTCCCTCCTGGAACCAGTAGATGAGGAAGCGGGGGTTGTCGGCCTCGGCGGCGGCGGCCTCGGCGAAGCCCAGCTCCTTCTTCGTCCCGGGCACTCCGAAGGCGCGGAAGAAGCGGAGCCAGTCCAGGGTGC
It encodes the following:
- a CDS encoding cation:proton antiporter, with translation MHGAHEVLQAIAIVLCVAAVTTVVFQKLRQPVVLGYILAGLVVGPYLPIPLVANQEVVTTLSELGVILLMFSLGLEFSLRKLFSVGFTAGITAVIQCSIMVWLGFMVGRAFGWTTLESIFTGAIIAVSSTTIIAKVFDEQGIRGKLRELVVGVLIVEDLIAVLLMATLTAISTGAGLSVKDLTLTTGKLVAFLVGLVAVGLFIIPRAMRAVIKLNRPETTLVASVGICFAVALLAQSFGYSVALGAFLAGSLVAESGEEKLVEHLVQPVRDMFAAIFFVSVGMLISPALIMEHWAAIIVLTVVVIVGKLISVALGAFLTGNSTRTSVQAGLSLAQIGEFSFIIAALGLSLKATGSFIYPVAVAVSAITTLTTPLLIKASGPVASWVDRKLPKPLQTFVTLYGTWVERLRQAPRRETLGAGVRRLIRLLVLDAVLLVILVIGTSLMADRMAHFVEVQTGVDEDLSKNLILGGAVLLGVPFIVGVIGMARRLGTILAEAALPARQDGKLDLAAAPRRVLLVTLQVGIVLLVAIPVVVVTQPFLKGAAGPLVLLVLVGALGVAFWRGATNLHGHVRAGAQVLVAALAAQSHSKEPGADEHALDHVQGLLPGLGAPASVRLEESSPGAGKTLAQVNLRGLTGATVLAIQRGEQSLSVPTAQEVLQVGDVLALTGTSEAVDAAKALLLGAPPSVPPPEPSPPEETRAHG
- a CDS encoding glycosyltransferase family 2 protein, with product MLVSLVIPVYNEIPTLAELLRRCIAVDFPKEIVLVDDCSRDGSRELLQQLAEQGVGLLGGTPKNRNEVRVLFQEQNQGKGAALRRGFAEATGDIILVQDADLEYDPRDIPRVIQPILDGEADVVFGSRFTGTPRRVLYFWHTVLNNLLTMLSNMTSGLNLTDMETCYKAFRAEVLRSVEVEENRFGFEPEITAKVARGNWRIYEVPISYHGRTYEEGKKIGWKDGVRALYVIGKYALKR
- a CDS encoding ATP-binding response regulator, whose protein sequence is MNDQLGHAVRGAVSLERFSQLTEGLRDFFYGAWNMPHGHCYLWKQDLVAMHVVSDTLIGAAYFFISLTLYALVRRARLPFGGMILSFGVFIGACGLTHLMEVWNVWYSAYYLGGGIKVVTAVASVATGMYLVPLRGRVVEVTEAARLSEERRVQLEKSSRELETLYAKLKASEAQRTGFFANVSHELRTPLTLILGPVDRLLQQGTLPDAAHRDLEVVRRNARVLLRHVNALLDVAKLDAGQMRLSYEEVDLARLVRLGAENFEGLVAERRLDFALELPAMLPAQVDPEKVERVVLNLLSNAAKFTPDGGHIRVAVSAESGRGRLVVEDSGPGVPAEQRESIFERFRQGDAATTRDTGGTGLGLAIARDFVALHEGRIWVEERPGGGARFVVELPLLAPTGVKLAARAEAQAHEQSVEAAHAELDVLQPPEREVAVSTRADDSSRPRVLVVEDTQEMRRYVVDTLARDFQVATAEDGVEGLAKAERMMPDVIVSDLMMPRMGGDQLVRAVRTRPGLESTPILLLTARADDALRVDLLRGGAQDYVVKPFVSEELVARVTNLAVMKRTREVLQGLLAARSVDLEAMARELGMRKRQLEVALETTERASASRSTLLQLVSHELRTPLSVLQLTQHALQRELGGLPPRALDMFDRMHRSTLRLRDMVEMVLQYNQLEEGRLVVRRETVDLGEVVDEVVEEARLEARRKGLALEWDRPQGRAVARTDPRIVQMVLLNLVSNAVKYTEQGGVLVAVEERPQGWCLRVRDTGPGIPRAEQGHIFEPFSHLEPLEHKSKPGVGLGLTLVREMVSVLGGVVSVASEPGVGSEFTVELPS
- a CDS encoding pyridoxal phosphate-dependent decarboxylase family protein; protein product: MTDFRERIAAAYDVESFRREGQRLVDTLADYLGQATHGQDLPVLPWAAPAVSVDRFPAAFPEEPTGDFAELVARVLSGSNHLHHPRYVGHQVTAPVPLAALCDAVSSLLNNGMAVYEMGPVSTAMERNVLRWMAARLGLPETSDGVLTSGGSLGNLTALLAARQAKAGYDAWNEGAHAGPPLAVLVPASAHYSLSRAIRVMGWGQGGAIPVAVDERFRLRPDALGPALESATRAGRKVIAVVASAGSTATGAFDPLEPVADFCQQHGLWFHVDAAHGASAALSAAHRHQVRGIARADSVVWDAHKGLLMPALVTAVLFRDGARSFESFAQEASYLFGDTERPWSDVALRTMECTKEMMALKLYACLSVLGTRLFADAVTESYALTRRFAERLSQAGDFHVPVPPDCNILCFRHTPEHVPPDAWDALQVRLRERLVTRGDFYLVQTKLPQGVFLRVTLINPLTTDADLDALMEALRTAARR
- a CDS encoding Rdx family protein; translated protein: MADKKVTITYCNSUGYKPRAARAAVALKDELDVEAELKPGPSGSYEVAVDGKVVIRKASLAFPTDQEVVDAVARVLDA
- a CDS encoding DUF1501 domain-containing protein, with protein sequence MNRRRFLAGAAAGAAISTLDWLRFFRAFGVPGTKKELGFAEAAAAEADNPRFLIYWFQEGGWDGYSMFNPVHTPNDSIRVIPAGELRPTPSWTNHRYRPKGYGATPSDPPRTQGNIQYGYLAQDGLDLFPELAVVSSHNGNTFHSGGRWEYHYGKYSASLSGKRGADERTVMQAFCEAYGTGFLLPHVSWHRWLSDGELSIPSYPEGTGYYEKLGPVHAHTLYGKTPAAMRERLASLGNVAQGQRDARIRQFTDNLQSSFLAEKNSESVRAFNSALQIHRALTAGGSINLDPRTLFTNTTLRAEFGITAADEATDSSSINGNPARTKETPNTNVQALMTYEMMTKGLSIGFFIENRGLRQFDTHRDRRSIMSNKGQTEQRDMMRKNLWNPLKTLVAKLKATPYGTTGKSYYDFTTIVLASEMGRTIQGDVEGILTKAGVTDAQKYEEIMLQDCCQHWRVNSVAFLGGTVRGNTQYGRVGSSSLDGIPMMPNGTLDPAYDADTGLLVPGRTKNPTSFVSDAGHVYATALHLSGLDPAALKAAGKGKNDRPPMTFIKR